A region of the Lytechinus pictus isolate F3 Inbred unplaced genomic scaffold, Lp3.0 scaffold_20, whole genome shotgun sequence genome:
catgtaaaaggaTATCTACTGTTCTTATTTAAAAGCACAATTATGGCCCtcatttctttcaaaagtaGTACAGGTGTGAAAATCATGATACCTCACTCTTGAGAGGATATGCTCAAATGGATTCTGACAACcccccattttttattttacagcaatatattataaaagaccgctatatattttcttctactacagctactactactacttctactactactactactacaatagcagcaataatagtaatgataataataataacaacaacaataataatgataataataacaacaacaatgataatgataatagtagtaattacgataattataataattattattacaataattcttattattattgctagAATAAAATAGCCCTattactttatcagaagtctcttaGAGTTCTATAAAAATACATCTTGAGTAGAAGAattaaccagttgtctcacgatgtaaCAAACGTAGTGTGAAAGCGACGTTTCGTCTGCAAGCTGCTAGACTTCGTCAGGCAATGAGCAAAGACGCTGCTGCGCACGGGTTATATAGCGTCGGGAGCTATTGTCTGGCTCCACTCGGGCGTGAGCCGCGCTGTGATTGGCCGAAGCCGCTGGCCAATCAGGGTCCGCGCTGGTGCTTGGTGTCCGCTGGAGCGTGCACCGCGCGCTGTGATTGGCCGATGCGGCCGGCCAATCAGTGTCAGGCACCCGCTGGTGCGGGCGCCGTGCGCTGTGAACGGTGGATGCAGTATGCCGTCGGATGGCCGGTAACCATGCATCAGGGATCTCAATGCCGCTGTCCCTATTGATATTGCTCGGGTGCAAACGGATCTGAATCGCTTCCTTAACGCGCCGCGTATACCAATGCTTATCATGAGCAACGCAGCTGACCTCATCCCAGTTAGGTGGATGATCGGAgtcccaagcatgttctgcaACAGCAGAGCTATCAGTGCGCCTAAGCCGAACATCACGGCGATGTTCCTTCATGCGTTCCCCCACAGGTCTACCAGTCTCACCGATGTAGACTTTGTCGCAAGTCGAGCATGGGATCTTATAAACAACCCCATCGCGTCTGTCGGAGATCGGGCGGTCTTTCGGACGGACCAGCTGGCTGCGGATGCTGTCGGACTTGAATATAACTCGGATGCCATGCTTCTCCAAGCGCCGGCGGAGAAGATGCGCGATACCATCAACAAATGGGATTACTATAGCGGATTTAAATTGCGCAGGCTGTTCGGACGGAGCGCTCTTCTTCTTAGCAACGCGGTTAACGAAGGAGCGCGGGTAACCGTTAGAAATAAGAGCCGAGGTGATGTGTTGCTTCTCTGTAGCTGTGCAATGGGGCTTAGTAACGATGCGTGAAGCTCTGTCATAAAGACACTTCACTACCCCGCGCTTAACAGACTTCGGGTGATGCGAATCATAAGCAATGTACTGATCGGTGTGCGTGGGCTTCCTATATACGGTGGTGTACAATCGGCCGCTGGTGTCACGGTGCACCATAGTGTCTAGAAAGGCAATGCGCTCGTTGCACTCCATCTCCATGGTGAAACGGATGGATGGCTGCTGTGAATTCATGTGGCTCAAAAGGTCATCGGCGGCGGATCTATGCGTGATAATAAACGTGTCATCTACGTATCGTTTCCAAACTCTAGGGGCGCAGTCGGGCGGGCAAATACTCAGTGCGCGTTCCTCAAAAGCTTCCATGAACAAGTTAGCGATTACTGCGGAAACAGGGCTGCCCATGGCTGCTCCTTCTTGCTGTTCGTAGAAGTTGCCGGCAAACATAAAATACGTAGATTGTAAAACAAAACTCAAAAGCTCAGTTACCTGGGCCGGAGATAACTGTGTGCGCTCGGGTAGACTCTCATCGCGTTCGAGTCTGCTAAGTGCGACCTTGCATGCGGCGTCGATGGGTACATTGGTAAACAATGACACCACATCAAATGAAACCATGACCTCGTGTTCCCGTATGGTTTCGCTGCGCAGGAAATCAACAAACGATGCAGAGTTATGGACAGCATGTCCTTTAGACCCGACTAAGGGAGCAAGAATATCAGCGAGATACTTAGACGTGTTGTAAGCAAACGAACTCACGCATGATACAATCGGACGGAGCGGAATGTCAGCTTTATGGATTTTAGGTAGTCCATAGATCCTGGGCGGTTGCTT
Encoded here:
- the LOC129267809 gene encoding uncharacterized protein LOC129267809, with protein sequence MNLFHIISLKYGRPALRLVRRHERCSKKLARFTNHLTFLTRCIKNTVIPKDLRVRPLVPTKSARIIAERTSRLFLRERIRLTRMTLKSIRAEIESITTLVRSALAEEHYNSALEIYRYEFEKCKSRQQDKYRKISSEGKDSSVCADTSSRVVNLSRRKLTSDESALLAKGLNFSVAPKRVPATEIVAKVESSIRSLDAETIGSVRREINAILSSADPPKPNITPGMRKALKSLKEDESIMILPADKGRASVILDTDVYRAKMSELIESGPYRAIGKDPTDRLSRKLTTILRGFHKNGDIDDSTYRKLKPSQKQPPRIYGLPKIHKADIPLRPIVSCVSSFAYNTSKYLADILAPLVGSKGHAVHNSASFVDFLRSETIREHEVMVSFDVVSLFTNVPIDAACKVALSRLERDESLPERTQLSPAQVTELLSFVLQSTYFMFAGNFYEQQEGAAMGSPVSAVIANLFMEAFEERALSICPPDCAPRVWKRYVDDTFIITHRSAADDLLSHMNSQQPSIRFTMEMECNERIAFLDTMVHRDTSGRLYTTVYRKPTHTDQYIAYDSHHPKSVKRGVVKCLYDRASRIVTKPHCTATEKQHITSALISNGYPRSFVNRVAKKKSAPSEQPAQFKSAIVIPFVDGIAHLLRRRLEKHGIRVIFKSDSIRSQLVRPKDRPISDRRDGVVYKIPCSTCDKVYIGETGRPVGERMKEHRRDVRLRRTDSSAVAEHAWDSDHPPNWDEVSCVAHDKHWYTRRVKEAIQIRLHPSNINRDSGIEIPDAWLPAIRRHTASTVHSARRPHQRVPDTDWPAASANHSARCTLQRTPSTSADPDWPAASANHSAAHARVEPDNSSRRYITRAQQRLCSLPDEV